Proteins co-encoded in one Acidobacteriota bacterium genomic window:
- the yiaK gene encoding 3-dehydro-L-gulonate 2-dehydrogenase, translating into MIRVPFHDLNSVLYKAMLDLGIPEDRARRCAQLFTETTRDGIYTHGLNRFPRFSAMVKNGSIHVDAIPTLTAAFGAIERWDGNRGIGNLNAQDSMSRAIELARKNGIGAVALANSNHWMRGGAFGWQAADQGMFAICWSNTLANVPAWGATTPAIGNNPLVLAVPRANGNIVIDMATSQFSYGTLASYSKRGVPLPVPGGYDSDGNLTDDAGAIERSQRSLPIGYWKGSGLAVVLDAIAAMLSGGTATHQFPKDPQREAGQSQVFLVIDPANLATASELNHIADGIVDSLRQATPIDPAKPIRYPGEQTLQLREENMRLGVPVDEDVWQQVSVGRL; encoded by the coding sequence ATGATTCGCGTCCCGTTCCACGATCTCAACTCCGTTCTGTACAAGGCAATGCTCGACCTCGGCATACCAGAGGACCGCGCACGCCGCTGCGCTCAACTCTTTACCGAGACGACGCGCGATGGCATCTACACTCATGGGCTGAACCGCTTTCCCCGATTCTCGGCAATGGTAAAGAACGGTAGCATCCACGTCGATGCAATTCCTACGCTTACGGCTGCCTTTGGAGCCATCGAGCGATGGGATGGCAATCGAGGCATCGGCAATCTCAATGCTCAGGACTCTATGTCGCGAGCCATTGAGCTTGCGCGCAAGAACGGCATCGGTGCGGTGGCCCTGGCGAATTCAAACCACTGGATGCGAGGCGGCGCCTTCGGTTGGCAGGCAGCGGACCAAGGCATGTTCGCCATCTGCTGGTCGAACACCCTCGCCAACGTTCCGGCGTGGGGAGCGACGACTCCGGCAATCGGCAACAACCCACTGGTACTGGCTGTGCCCCGTGCAAACGGCAACATTGTGATCGATATGGCAACAAGCCAGTTCTCTTACGGAACACTTGCCTCTTACAGCAAACGCGGTGTTCCGCTGCCGGTCCCCGGCGGCTACGACTCCGACGGCAACCTGACGGACGATGCTGGCGCGATTGAGAGATCGCAGCGATCCCTTCCAATTGGCTATTGGAAGGGATCGGGGCTGGCCGTGGTGCTTGATGCGATCGCCGCGATGCTCTCGGGTGGCACGGCCACACATCAGTTTCCCAAGGATCCGCAGCGGGAAGCAGGACAGTCCCAGGTCTTTCTTGTGATCGATCCGGCCAACCTTGCCACGGCATCGGAGCTGAACCATATCGCCGATGGCATCGTCGACTCGCTACGTCAGGCAACGCCCATTGACCCGGCCAAACCGATACGCTATCCGGGCGAACAGACGCTTCAGCTTCGCGAAGAAAATATGCGGCTTGGGGTCCCCGTCGACGAAGACGTATGGCAGCAGGTGAGCGTGGGACGTTTGTAA
- the larB gene encoding nickel pincer cofactor biosynthesis protein LarB: MNRNTILDLLAAVERGDLTPAAASDRLTNLPYEDIDHTKIDHHRSLRSGLPEVIYAAGKSPEQTAEIFARMAAAGSDVLATRADEATARCVQEKTPAALYHIQARAISLRQSEAVATHGRVAVVCAGTSDIPIGEEAAVTAEVFNTAVARIYDVGVAGLHRLLSVREELTSADAVIVCAGMEGALPSVVGGLVGVPVIAVPTSVGYGASFSGAAALLGMLNSCSPNVVVVNIDNGFGAAYTATMIARGSQRR, from the coding sequence ATGAACCGCAACACCATTCTCGATCTCCTTGCTGCTGTGGAGCGAGGGGACTTGACTCCGGCCGCAGCCTCGGACCGGCTGACGAACCTTCCCTACGAAGATATCGACCACACAAAGATCGACCATCATCGCTCGTTGCGTAGTGGACTGCCTGAGGTCATCTATGCGGCTGGAAAATCGCCCGAGCAAACTGCGGAGATCTTCGCGCGCATGGCAGCGGCCGGTTCCGATGTACTTGCTACGAGAGCTGACGAAGCGACTGCGCGATGTGTCCAGGAAAAGACCCCTGCTGCCCTTTATCACATACAGGCCCGTGCCATTTCGTTGCGGCAATCCGAGGCTGTTGCAACGCATGGGCGTGTTGCGGTTGTATGCGCCGGGACAAGTGATATTCCTATTGGCGAAGAGGCCGCCGTCACTGCCGAGGTTTTCAACACGGCAGTGGCCCGGATATATGACGTTGGTGTCGCGGGCTTGCACCGACTCCTCTCCGTGCGCGAAGAACTCACATCTGCCGATGCTGTGATCGTCTGCGCCGGGATGGAAGGAGCTCTACCCTCGGTCGTCGGAGGCCTGGTAGGGGTTCCAGTCATTGCCGTACCTACGTCTGTAGGTTACGGCGCATCGTTCAGCGGGGCTGCTGCCTTGCTGGGCATGCTCAACTCCTGCTCACCGAATGTGGTTGTGGTCAACATTGATAATGGGTTTGGCGCTGCATATACCGCAACGATGATCGCCCGAGGTTCGCAACGCCGATAG
- the kduI gene encoding 5-dehydro-4-deoxy-D-glucuronate isomerase, which translates to MRHYQMADSVRYGLMNTEELRETFLLEEFFQPGEIEFAYVDLDRTVIGSAVPAKTALKLEAEPELRADYFLERRELGVLNIGGAGTVTVDGKTFAMDKLDVLYVGRGSKDVTFASKDASKPAEFYLLSYPAHAEYPTAMVKFADMKPVELGTVETCNRRKIYKAIYKDGIKSCQLVMGFTMLEPGSNWNTMPPHTHMRRSEVYFYFDVDPAHRVLHLMGPPDATSHLVMANKEVVVSPGWSIHAGVGTKHYTFCWGMGGENQVYDDMDAVAITELR; encoded by the coding sequence ATGAGGCACTACCAAATGGCAGATTCGGTTCGGTACGGCTTGATGAACACCGAGGAGCTGCGTGAGACATTTCTTCTGGAAGAGTTCTTCCAGCCGGGCGAGATCGAGTTCGCTTATGTCGACCTGGACCGCACCGTGATCGGTTCGGCTGTGCCGGCAAAGACCGCACTGAAACTTGAGGCAGAGCCGGAACTCCGCGCTGATTATTTTCTCGAGCGCCGCGAACTAGGCGTACTGAACATCGGAGGCGCCGGCACGGTCACCGTCGACGGCAAGACCTTCGCGATGGACAAGTTGGATGTGCTCTATGTGGGGCGCGGCTCGAAGGACGTGACATTTGCCAGCAAGGATGCGTCGAAGCCCGCCGAGTTCTACCTGTTGAGCTATCCCGCGCATGCGGAGTATCCGACCGCGATGGTGAAGTTTGCCGATATGAAGCCGGTCGAGCTGGGAACGGTCGAGACCTGCAACCGGCGGAAGATCTACAAGGCCATCTATAAAGACGGCATCAAGAGCTGCCAGTTGGTGATGGGCTTCACCATGCTGGAGCCGGGAAGCAACTGGAACACGATGCCGCCGCACACGCATATGCGGCGCAGCGAGGTCTATTTTTACTTCGATGTGGACCCGGCGCATCGCGTGCTTCACCTGATGGGGCCCCCGGACGCGACCAGCCATCTGGTGATGGCGAACAAGGAAGTTGTGGTTTCACCGGGGTGGTCGATCCATGCCGGTGTGGGAACAAAGCACTACACCTTCTGCTGGGGCATGGGCGGAGAGAACCAGGTGTATGACGACATGGACGCAGTAGCAATTACGGAGCTTAGATAG
- the larC gene encoding nickel pincer cofactor biosynthesis protein LarC has protein sequence MRIAYLDCFAGISGDMFIGSLLDSGADQRVLEDAVAALNIGASLKIERVERSGISATKVHVLEDGKIVDKAPAAKSTQPQHSRHTIHSHKHTETHSYRHESHGRPLSAIRDLIQATHLAGPVKHTAIHAFELLGASEAKIHNVEIEDVHFHEVGAVDAIVDIVAASAGIHSLKIHQWYCSPLNVGGGTVDCSHGRFPVPAPATADLLRGLPTYSAHVQQELVTPTGAAIVRALSPTFGAQPAMRIERIGYGAGSRNPKDFPNVLRLSIGDADNETQSSVAVLETAIDDLSPQILAHVAEKALSLGALDVMSTAVQMKKGRLGTLITILADDARVAVLEDLLLRETSTLGVRIHHERRSILDRKHVVVNTTYGDIRIKIGSRTGEIFNAAPEFDDCRVVAEQHGVPVKQVQQAAMAAYLAGEKGNA, from the coding sequence ATGCGAATCGCATATCTCGACTGCTTCGCCGGAATCAGTGGCGACATGTTTATTGGATCTCTGCTCGACTCGGGCGCAGACCAGAGAGTGCTTGAGGATGCTGTCGCCGCACTGAATATCGGCGCATCGCTGAAGATCGAGCGAGTCGAACGAAGCGGTATCTCGGCCACAAAGGTTCATGTGCTTGAAGATGGGAAGATCGTCGATAAGGCGCCTGCTGCTAAAAGCACACAGCCGCAACATTCTCGTCACACGATCCATTCGCACAAACACACTGAAACCCATTCGTACCGGCATGAAAGCCATGGAAGGCCGCTTAGTGCCATTCGTGACCTGATTCAAGCCACTCATCTCGCTGGGCCGGTCAAGCACACTGCTATTCACGCATTTGAGTTACTCGGCGCGAGTGAAGCAAAGATCCACAACGTGGAGATTGAAGATGTCCATTTTCACGAGGTGGGTGCGGTCGACGCCATCGTGGATATCGTCGCCGCCAGCGCAGGAATCCATTCCCTCAAAATTCATCAATGGTACTGTTCCCCGCTAAATGTCGGCGGGGGAACGGTTGACTGTTCGCATGGGCGCTTTCCTGTGCCCGCCCCCGCGACAGCCGACCTTCTTCGTGGCCTTCCAACCTATTCAGCGCATGTGCAACAGGAACTTGTGACGCCGACAGGAGCAGCCATTGTTCGAGCGCTGTCGCCAACCTTTGGCGCGCAGCCTGCCATGCGTATCGAGCGGATTGGCTATGGCGCAGGCTCACGCAATCCAAAAGACTTCCCCAATGTGCTACGTCTTTCGATTGGCGACGCGGACAATGAGACGCAGTCTTCAGTTGCGGTTTTGGAGACCGCTATCGACGATCTCTCGCCGCAGATACTGGCGCATGTTGCAGAGAAGGCGCTTTCGCTAGGCGCTCTCGATGTGATGTCCACTGCGGTGCAGATGAAGAAGGGACGACTGGGGACGCTGATCACCATACTGGCCGACGATGCCCGTGTAGCTGTCCTCGAAGACCTTTTACTGCGCGAGACCAGTACGCTCGGCGTTCGCATTCATCATGAGCGGAGAAGCATCCTCGATCGCAAACACGTAGTCGTGAATACGACTTACGGAGATATTCGAATAAAGATCGGTTCACGGACCGGCGAGATCTTCAATGCCGCTCCAGAGTTTGACGATTGCCGTGTCGTCGCGGAGCAGCATGGAGTACCGGTGAAGCAAGTGCAGCAGGCAGCAATGGCGGCATACCTCGCGGGAGAAAAAGGCAACGCATGA
- a CDS encoding PP2C family protein-serine/threonine phosphatase, producing MQRIGASALAADKMERRTMRLLDVLVGIAIAAVAVTDWEIVANISLGYLYVLPIALCALINPLSFTLGLSVFCTVLQDIFGPPAQSLEWRVVRDIVYLSSFLIVGFCVTLLARQRNRMADEVKRQRDEYESDLTLAAQVQRQVLPKPLSLSDMQIAAAMQPARMLGGDYYDFFEVGDNQVDVVIADVSGKGAAAALLMPSLAVALRLRARELDGPAAIIKDLDEVLKQITRPATFVTMFYARIHRSRRTLQYACAGHNPPILLRAKSGEEIALNDSGPVLGILPDARFSDSTASLEPGDVLTLYTDGVTEQENNAEEEFSPERLQSVIAETGTETASSVVNDICLAVSRFSGDKEQADDLTVVVVKML from the coding sequence ATGCAAAGGATTGGAGCTTCAGCGCTAGCTGCCGACAAGATGGAGCGCCGCACCATGCGGCTGCTGGACGTGCTTGTCGGAATCGCTATTGCCGCCGTCGCGGTGACCGACTGGGAGATCGTCGCCAACATCTCGCTGGGATATCTCTACGTGCTTCCCATCGCTCTGTGCGCATTGATCAACCCTCTGTCCTTTACGCTGGGCCTCTCCGTCTTCTGTACCGTGTTGCAGGACATCTTTGGCCCGCCGGCGCAATCGCTTGAGTGGAGGGTTGTTCGAGACATCGTCTACCTGTCGAGCTTTCTGATTGTGGGCTTCTGCGTCACGCTTCTGGCACGGCAGCGCAACCGTATGGCAGACGAAGTGAAGCGGCAACGGGATGAGTATGAGTCCGATCTCACTCTCGCTGCGCAGGTGCAACGGCAGGTGCTTCCCAAACCGCTATCGCTCTCCGATATGCAGATTGCAGCGGCCATGCAGCCCGCACGTATGCTTGGCGGCGACTACTACGACTTCTTCGAGGTTGGAGATAACCAGGTGGATGTCGTTATTGCCGATGTCTCCGGTAAAGGAGCGGCGGCAGCGCTGCTGATGCCGTCACTCGCCGTTGCCCTTCGCCTGCGAGCTCGGGAACTGGACGGCCCAGCAGCGATCATCAAGGATCTTGATGAGGTGCTGAAGCAAATCACCAGGCCCGCAACGTTTGTGACGATGTTTTATGCGCGCATCCACCGTTCCCGCAGAACGCTGCAATATGCTTGCGCGGGTCACAACCCGCCGATACTTTTGAGGGCGAAGAGCGGAGAGGAAATTGCCCTGAATGACTCGGGACCGGTGCTGGGCATTCTGCCCGATGCGCGCTTTTCCGATTCGACTGCATCGCTCGAACCGGGCGATGTTCTCACTCTCTACACAGATGGAGTTACGGAACAGGAGAACAACGCCGAAGAGGAGTTCTCTCCCGAACGCCTCCAGAGCGTGATCGCTGAAACCGGAACTGAGACTGCAAGTTCTGTCGTCAACGATATCTGTTTGGCGGTCTCTCGTTTCTCCGGGGACAAAGAGCAGGCGGACGATCTGACGGTTGTAGTGGTAAAGATGCTATGA
- a CDS encoding bifunctional 2-keto-4-hydroxyglutarate aldolase/2-keto-3-deoxy-6-phosphogluconate aldolase codes for MTKVEVLASLKQIGLVPVLRAESVEKALALAEAIAAGGVTVLEITMTVPGAIQVMRKLAEQRPDILIGAGTVLDAETARACILEGAKFVVSPALNVKTIEMCHRYSVAALPGALTPTEVVTAWEAGADVVKIFPASAMGGAKYLSSLKAPLPQVEMIPTGGVSLATANDFLEAGAFALGVGADLVNTKAMAEGKPEVVTESAKKYLAIVKEFQAKKN; via the coding sequence ATGACGAAGGTTGAAGTGTTGGCTTCTTTGAAGCAGATTGGACTGGTTCCGGTGTTGCGTGCCGAATCGGTTGAGAAGGCGCTGGCGCTGGCCGAGGCGATTGCCGCGGGCGGTGTGACGGTGCTCGAGATTACGATGACGGTTCCGGGCGCGATCCAGGTGATGCGCAAGCTGGCAGAGCAGCGTCCCGACATCCTGATCGGCGCGGGAACCGTTCTGGACGCGGAGACGGCGCGGGCCTGTATCCTTGAGGGCGCAAAGTTCGTTGTGAGCCCGGCGCTGAATGTGAAGACGATCGAGATGTGCCATCGCTACTCGGTTGCGGCGCTGCCGGGCGCGTTGACGCCGACCGAGGTGGTTACGGCCTGGGAGGCGGGCGCGGATGTCGTGAAGATATTTCCCGCGAGCGCGATGGGGGGAGCCAAGTACCTCAGCTCGCTAAAGGCGCCGCTGCCGCAGGTGGAGATGATTCCTACGGGCGGCGTCTCGCTGGCGACGGCGAACGACTTCCTGGAAGCTGGAGCCTTTGCTTTAGGTGTAGGCGCTGATCTGGTGAATACAAAGGCGATGGCGGAAGGGAAACCCGAAGTTGTCACGGAGAGCGCGAAGAAGTATCTTGCGATTGTGAAAGAGTTCCAGGCAAAGAAGAACTGA
- a CDS encoding Gfo/Idh/MocA family oxidoreductase, which yields MNIEDILRDVSEPKPRTPRPVVMIGSGGIVHDAHLPAYAKAGFPVTALVDVNRERAETLAKRFSVPLGTDSIGEAIRFAPANAIFDVAVPAKAIPSILPQLPDSSAVLIQKPMGDTLAEAIEILRICRAKGLVAAVNFQLRWAPNMLVARAMSASGALGELHDMEVSLSVHMPWELWSFLNTAPRLEITYHSIHYIDLVRSWFGNPNSVYAKTVRSPRTPNLASTKSVIVFDYGDDKRVFIDTNHSHDFSPQKQRSFVQWEGMNGAMRAQMGVNLNYPIGEPDNFEYALRNGEGWKPVPVSGNWFPDAFMGSMGSLQAYIEGDAKTLPTSVEDAIDTMRTVEAAYLSSARGGVALPVE from the coding sequence ATGAACATCGAAGATATCCTGCGCGATGTCTCTGAACCGAAGCCGCGAACGCCACGGCCTGTTGTGATGATCGGTTCAGGCGGCATTGTTCACGATGCCCATTTGCCGGCATATGCGAAGGCTGGCTTTCCCGTCACCGCGCTGGTTGACGTCAATCGCGAGCGCGCCGAGACGCTGGCAAAGAGGTTCAGTGTCCCGCTTGGGACAGATTCGATTGGTGAGGCCATCCGCTTTGCTCCTGCAAACGCCATCTTTGACGTGGCGGTTCCTGCGAAGGCGATTCCCAGCATCCTCCCCCAGTTGCCAGATAGCTCGGCCGTACTTATACAGAAGCCCATGGGCGATACGTTGGCCGAGGCCATTGAGATTCTGCGCATCTGCCGCGCCAAGGGGCTGGTTGCCGCAGTCAACTTCCAGCTTCGCTGGGCGCCGAACATGCTTGTGGCGCGTGCAATGAGCGCCAGCGGAGCGTTGGGCGAATTGCACGATATGGAAGTCTCGCTCAGCGTACACATGCCGTGGGAACTATGGAGCTTTCTGAACACGGCCCCGAGGCTTGAGATCACCTATCACTCCATCCATTACATTGATCTGGTTCGAAGCTGGTTCGGCAATCCGAATAGCGTTTACGCCAAGACAGTCCGCAGCCCTAGAACACCGAATCTTGCATCGACGAAGAGCGTCATCGTCTTCGATTATGGAGACGACAAGCGGGTCTTCATCGACACCAACCACAGCCACGACTTCTCTCCGCAAAAGCAGCGGAGCTTTGTGCAGTGGGAGGGCATGAACGGCGCCATGCGCGCGCAGATGGGTGTGAACCTGAACTATCCCATCGGAGAACCGGACAACTTTGAGTACGCGCTCCGCAACGGCGAAGGCTGGAAGCCCGTGCCCGTCTCCGGCAACTGGTTTCCAGACGCCTTTATGGGATCGATGGGATCGCTTCAGGCCTACATCGAAGGAGACGCTAAGACACTTCCAACCAGCGTTGAGGACGCCATCGACACGATGCGGACCGTTGAGGCCGCGTATCTGTCGAGCGCTCGTGGAGGCGTGGCGCTCCCGGTTGAATAG
- a CDS encoding sugar kinase, with translation MSASLTIRKKEECKWDLVSLGEVMLRLDPGDVRVATTRQFQVWEGGGEYNVARGLRRCFGLKTAIVTALADNPVGRLVEDLMNQGGVDQSHVQWVKYDGVGRTVRNGLNFTERGFGVRAALGCSDRGNTAVSQLKPGQIDWDDIFGKEGARWFHTGGIFCALSETTPEVCKEALVAARKHGVMTSYDLNYRDSLWKSIGGKAKATEVNRDLAQYVDVMIGNEEDFTAALGFEIEGVGDDLGELDSANFRKMIEKAVAAYPNFKAVATTLRHAKTASVNDWGAVCYYEGKFHEARPMPDLEIFDRVGGGDSFASGLIYGFLNEKGADWAVNCGCAHGALAMTTPGDTTMATFDEVQRVMKGGGARVQR, from the coding sequence ATGAGTGCAAGTTTGACGATTCGCAAGAAGGAAGAGTGCAAGTGGGATCTGGTCAGCCTGGGCGAAGTGATGCTTCGTCTCGATCCGGGCGACGTTCGTGTCGCGACGACGCGGCAGTTTCAGGTTTGGGAGGGCGGCGGCGAGTACAACGTCGCTCGCGGCCTCAGGCGCTGCTTCGGGCTGAAGACGGCGATCGTTACGGCGCTTGCCGACAACCCGGTGGGACGCCTGGTTGAGGATCTGATGAACCAGGGCGGCGTCGACCAGAGCCATGTGCAGTGGGTCAAGTATGACGGCGTGGGCCGCACGGTGCGTAACGGTCTTAACTTCACCGAGCGCGGGTTTGGCGTGCGCGCCGCTCTTGGCTGTTCGGATCGCGGCAACACCGCTGTCAGTCAGCTCAAGCCCGGCCAGATCGACTGGGACGATATTTTCGGTAAGGAAGGCGCTCGCTGGTTCCACACCGGCGGAATCTTCTGCGCTCTGAGCGAGACGACACCCGAGGTCTGCAAGGAGGCGCTGGTTGCGGCGCGCAAGCACGGCGTGATGACCAGCTACGACCTGAACTATCGCGACTCGCTGTGGAAGTCGATCGGCGGTAAGGCCAAGGCGACCGAGGTCAATCGCGACCTTGCGCAGTATGTCGACGTGATGATCGGCAACGAAGAGGACTTCACCGCAGCGCTCGGCTTCGAGATTGAGGGCGTTGGCGACGATCTTGGCGAACTCGATTCGGCGAACTTCCGCAAGATGATCGAGAAGGCAGTCGCGGCGTACCCGAACTTCAAGGCCGTGGCGACGACGCTGCGTCATGCGAAGACGGCCAGCGTTAATGATTGGGGCGCGGTCTGCTACTACGAGGGCAAGTTTCACGAGGCGCGGCCGATGCCCGACCTCGAGATCTTCGATCGGGTGGGCGGCGGCGACTCGTTCGCTTCGGGGCTGATCTACGGGTTCCTGAACGAAAAGGGCGCCGACTGGGCCGTGAACTGTGGCTGCGCTCACGGAGCGCTGGCGATGACGACGCCGGGCGACACGACGATGGCGACGTTCGATGAGGTTCAGCGCGTGATGAAGGGCGGCGGCGCTCGCGTACAGCGGTAA
- the larE gene encoding ATP-dependent sacrificial sulfur transferase LarE, producing the protein MDLAAKRDLLLSTLRGLDSVMVAYSGGTDSAYLAYAAYQVLGNKMLAVIADSPSLPRAELARALAFTATHEIPTHILQTTELENPDYQRNDSRRCFYCKDELFSRMEIEQKARGFQHLAYGMNLDDRGDYRPGQQAANEHHALAPLVTAHLTKPEIRRLAHKAGLDLWNKPASACLSSRIEYGRPVTRENLLQVEQAEAALHELGFLRVRVRHHGEMARIEIDRVDLPRALDLDVLDRITASLRPLGFTYITLDTQGYRSGSMNDVLPVSSIAPAVVKQ; encoded by the coding sequence ATGGATCTCGCGGCCAAACGCGATCTGCTTTTATCCACACTCCGTGGACTGGACAGCGTAATGGTGGCTTACTCTGGCGGGACCGACTCGGCCTATCTGGCGTACGCAGCGTATCAGGTCCTCGGCAATAAGATGCTGGCCGTTATCGCCGATTCGCCATCGCTGCCACGCGCCGAGCTGGCACGCGCGCTTGCGTTCACGGCGACCCATGAAATCCCAACGCATATTCTGCAGACGACGGAGCTGGAGAATCCCGACTACCAGCGTAACGACTCACGGCGCTGCTTTTACTGTAAAGACGAGCTATTTTCGCGGATGGAGATCGAACAGAAAGCGCGAGGCTTTCAACATCTGGCCTACGGCATGAATCTTGATGATCGAGGGGATTACCGCCCAGGCCAGCAGGCGGCAAACGAGCACCACGCGCTCGCTCCTCTGGTAACGGCACACCTCACCAAGCCTGAGATCCGGCGACTGGCCCATAAAGCGGGGCTGGATCTGTGGAACAAGCCCGCTTCAGCTTGCCTCTCTTCCCGCATTGAGTACGGACGTCCAGTCACCCGCGAAAACCTGTTACAGGTTGAACAGGCCGAAGCGGCCCTGCATGAGCTGGGCTTTCTCCGTGTTCGCGTGCGCCATCACGGAGAGATGGCACGCATCGAGATCGACCGCGTCGATTTACCTCGCGCACTCGATCTCGATGTACTCGACAGGATTACCGCATCTCTACGCCCCCTCGGCTTCACCTACATCACTCTCGATACTCAGGGATACCGATCAGGCTCGATGAACGACGTGCTTCCGGTCTCGTCGATCGCGCCGGCAGTCGTGAAACAATAG
- a CDS encoding glucose 1-dehydrogenase, with product MLDSFRLDNKVALVTGAATGLGAAIAQGLADAGATVAVHGNRRAATETADAIGPKAVAFRADLSSATGAEQLFMEVKGKLGRVDILINNAGTIIRHNADEYPLEDWMTVLQVNLTSVFQLSQLAGRDMIARKAPGKIVNIASLLSFQGGIRVPAYAASKGGVAQLTKALANEWAPKNIQVNAIAPGYIATTNTEPLQADETRNRQILERIPAGRWGDPTDIAGAALFLSSPASDYITGTVLTVDGGWMGR from the coding sequence ATCCTCGACTCATTTCGTCTGGACAATAAGGTTGCCCTCGTTACCGGCGCCGCTACCGGCCTAGGCGCCGCCATCGCGCAAGGGCTGGCCGATGCGGGCGCGACCGTGGCAGTGCATGGCAACCGCCGGGCAGCAACCGAGACGGCCGACGCCATCGGGCCAAAGGCTGTCGCCTTTCGCGCCGATCTCTCCAGTGCCACGGGAGCAGAGCAACTCTTCATGGAGGTCAAAGGGAAGCTTGGCCGCGTCGACATCCTGATTAACAACGCCGGCACCATCATTCGCCACAATGCGGACGAGTATCCGCTGGAAGACTGGATGACGGTGTTGCAGGTCAATCTGACCAGCGTCTTTCAGCTTTCGCAGCTTGCCGGGCGTGACATGATCGCTCGCAAGGCGCCGGGAAAGATCGTCAACATTGCTTCCCTGCTCAGCTTTCAGGGCGGCATCCGCGTCCCTGCGTATGCCGCGAGCAAGGGCGGAGTCGCGCAACTGACAAAGGCTCTGGCGAACGAGTGGGCGCCAAAGAACATCCAGGTTAACGCCATCGCGCCCGGCTACATTGCCACAACCAACACCGAGCCGCTACAAGCCGATGAGACCCGCAATCGCCAGATACTCGAGCGCATTCCCGCAGGCCGATGGGGTGATCCGACCGACATCGCGGGAGCCGCGCTCTTTCTGAGCTCCCCTGCAAGCGACTACATCACCGGCACGGTGTTGACCGTCGATGGTGGATGGATGGGCCGCTGA